TTGGGTGTTTAACGCGTTTCCACGCCATATCAGTGATGTGCAGCAGGCCGTCTACGCCGCCCAGGTCAACGAATGCGCCGTAGTCAGTGAGGTTCTTAACGATACCTTTAACTTCCATGCCTTCCTGGAGGTTTTCGAGCAGCTGATCACGTTCTGCGCTGTTTTCGGATTCGATAACGGCACGACGGGAAACAACAACGTTGTTACGCTTCTGGTCCAGCTTGATAACTTTGAACTCAAGCTCTTTGCCTTCCAGGTGCAGCGTATCGCGAACTGGACGCACGTCTACCAGTGAACCTGGCAGGAACGCACGAATACCGTTCAGCTCAACAGTGAAGCCACCTTTAACTTTGCCGTTGATAACACCAACAACAGTTTCAGCGTCTTCGTATGCTTTTTCCAGCGTGATCCAAGCTTCGTGACGCTTAGCTTTCTCACGGGACAGCAGGGTTTCGCCGAAGCCGTCTTCTACTGCGTCCAGCGCAACGTCAACTTCGTCACCGACCTGGATTTCCAGCTCGCCCTGGGCGTTTTTGAACTGCTCTGCCGGGATGGCGGATTCAGATTTCAGACCGGCGTCAACCAGTACGATATCTTTATCAATAGCAACAACAACACCACGAACGATGGAACCCGGACGGGTTTCGATTGTTTTTAAGGATTCTTCAAATAGTTGAGCAAAAGATTCAGTCATGTTTAATCTTCGAAGTTAGATTTAACGTCCACCTGACACCATGTCGGATGGGGTTGTTTAACATACCCGCTCACAATCCATTGCAGCGGGGGTACTACAAATTCGGAGGCTCGCTTATCTTTTAATCAGACAGCAGCCAGTTTTTGGCGCGCGTATTGTAACGCTTTTTCAATCACTTGCTCAATGCTTAATCGTGTTGAATCCAGGACTAAAGCATCAGCAGCGGGAACTAACGGTGCCACCGCACGGTTGCGGTCACGGTCATCGCGTTCCTTTATCTCGACCAAAAGGCGTTCAAAGTTAACACTAAAGCCCTTTTCCTGCAACTGAAGCATACGGCGTTGAGCACGTTCTTCCGGGGAAGCGTCAAGGAAAATTTTGACCGGGGCATCGGTAAACACCACGGTTCCCATATCGCGTCCGTCGGCAATCAGGCCCGGGGCTTCACGGAATGCGCGTTGGCGCCGCAACAAAGCTTCACGTACACGTGGGAACGCAGCCACCTGAGAGGCCGCATTTGCAACGTCCTGAGTGCGGATTTCGCCACTAACATCTTCACCCTCGAGGATAACCTCAAGGTTGCCGTCGGTCGAAACAAAACGAACATCCAGATGTGCCGCCAGTGGGACCAGCGCTTCTTCGGAGGTCACGTCGACGTGATGATGTAAAGCCGCCAGAGCCAGAACGCGATAAATAGCGCCAGAATCCAGCAGGTGCCATTGCAGTGCTTCCGCCATGGCTTTGCACAGCGTGCCTTTCCCGGCGCCGCTAGGCCCGTCAATGGTAATTACCGGGGCAATTGCCGTCATCGTTATCTCCTTCAATCAGGGCGTCTGTTACTTAAACGCCGCGCATTATACTCGCCAAAGTGCCAGTCCGTTAATGTTGCGTGCAAAATGCGGAATAATGGCTACCTATCGCACAATAATTGGGCAAGTATAGATCAGATGCGGACAGAAAAACGCCGACCAGACGGTCGGCGCAGGAGGCAAAATCAGGCAGGGGTGCTTATGCGAGCGAGTTGTTCGAAATAATCCGGGAAAGTTTTCGCCGTACATTTCGGATCAAGAATGGTCACCGGCGTGTCGGATAACGCCACCAGTGAGAAACACATCGCCATACGATGATCGTTATACGTGCCGATCTCCGCGAAAGTCAGATGCGCTGGCGGAGTGACGCGAATGTAGTCTTCGCCCTCTTCCACTTCCGCACCCACTTTACGCAGTTCTGTCGCCATCGCGAACAAGCGGTCGGTTTCTTTTACACGCCAGTTATAGATGTTACGCAGCGTCGTTGTGCCTTTGGCAAACAGCGCGGCCGTAGCGATAGTCATCGCCGCATCCGGAATATGGTTCATATCCATGTCGATGGCGGTTAGTTCAGCGCCTGTGCAGGCGATGAAGTCATCACCCCAAGTCACGGTCGCGCCCATTTTTTCCAGCACATCGGCAAAACGGATATCGCCCTGCACGCTGTTGCGTCCGATTCCGGTTACTTTTACCGTGCCGCCTTTGATAGCACCCGCGGCGAGGAAATACGACGCAGAGGAGGCATCGCCTTCCACCAGATACGCGCCCGGTGACTGATAATGCTGTCCGCCTTTGACGATAAAACGCTGATAGTTCTGATTATCCACCTTCACGCCGAAAGTATTCATCAGATGCAGCGTGATATCGATGTACGGCTTAGAAACCAGATCGCCTTTAATGGTGATAACGGTATCTTGCGCAGCCAGCGGCGCAGTCATTAACAACGCCGTCAGGAACTGGCTGGACACGCTGCCATCAACGGCGACTTCGCCACCGACAAAACCGCCCTTAAGGCGCAGCGGCGGGTAGTTTTCCTGCTCAAGATATTCAATCTGTGCCCCACCCTGACGCAGCGCGTCAACCAGATGCCCAATCGGACGCTCTTTCATCCGCGGTTCACCGGTCAGCACGATATCGTTACTGCCCAGGCACAATGCCGCCGCTAGTGGGCGCATTGCTGTTCCGGCGTTACCCAGGAACAGTTCCAGTGCAGCCTCTGCTTTCAACGGGCCACCGTTGCCGGTCACTTCACAGCGTGTGCGATCGGAAGACAGAGTGTACTGAACGCCCAACGCGGTCAGGGCATTGAGCATGTGGCGCACATCGTCACTGTCCAGAAGATTGGTCAGGACGGTGGTGCCACGGCCCAGAGCCGCCAGCAGCAATGCGCGGTTTGAGACGCTTTTTGAACCAGGTAAATTGATGGTGCCGTCTACATGCGCGATGGGTTGTAACGTCAGGGATTCCATGAAACTCAACTCTCAAAAGCAGAAAATAAAAAACCCCGCAGGCCCGCTGCGGGGATGAAAACAGGAATATTAACCGTGGCGGCGTTCGAATTCTTTCATGAAGTCGGTCAGCGCCTGAACGCCCGCCAGCGGCATGGCGTTATAAATAGAGGCGCGCATTCCACCGACCACGCGATGGCCTTTCAGTGCATGCAGGCCCGCGGCAAAGGATTCTTCAAGGAACAGTTTATCCAGTGCGCTGTCGGCCAGCTGGAACGGCACGTTCATACGGGAACGGTTGGCTGCGGCCACGTCGTTACGGTAGAAATCGCTGTTATCGATAGTGCCGTACAGCAGTTCCGATTTTTGCTGGTTGATGCGGTTCATGACGTCTAAACCGCCCTGCGCTTTCAGCCATTTAAAGACCAGGCCAGACAGATACCAGGCAAACGTCGGCGGCGTGTTGAACATCGAATCGTTGTCGTTCAGCACGGTGTAATCAATGATTGATGGGCAGGCGGCGTGGGCTTTACCCAGCAGATCCTCACGCACGATAACCAGCGTCAAACCGGCCGGGCCGATATTTTTCTGCGCACCCGCGTAAATCACGCCAAAGCGGCTGACATCAAGCGGGCTGGATAGAATCGTGGAGGAGTAATCTGCGGCAACCACAACGTCTTTGCCGAAATCGGGGACTTCATCAATGGCGATGCCGTCAATAGTTTCGTTCGGGCAATAGTGCAGATAGGCTGCGTTGTCAGAGAGCTGCCAGTCGCGCATCGGCTTCACCCCACGCAAACCATCAACGGTGACTTTGGCGTCAATGACGTTTGGCGTGCAGTATTTTTTCGCTTCTTTTACCGCACTGGCCGCCCAGTAACCGGCATCCACGTAATCTGCCGTGGTTTTGTCGCCCAGCAGATTCAGCGGAACGCCCGCGAACTGGCCGCGACCACCGCCATGGCAGAACAGGACTTTATAATTGGAAGGGATTTTCAGCAGGTCGCGGAAATCTTTTTCTGCTTCTTCGGCCACCTGGATGAACTCTTTACCACGATGGCTAATTTCCATTACCGAGGTACCCAAACCCTGCCAGTCGCAGAGTTCCTGTTGGGCCTGTTGAAGCACATCCGCCGGAAGCATTGCCGGACCAGAACTAAAATTAAAGACCTGAGTCATTTCCCCTCACCACGCTATACACGTTATCAGCCCGTAGGCATAAGTTATTCCTGTGGCTATCGGTTTTACCATTCAGTGACACACGCCGCAATGGCTAATACTCGCGAGCCGAAAAATGCGGTCAAGCTCACACAACAGAATATGCCAGCTTGACGTCACAATGCCGACAATTTGCCTGTCAGGTGATGCGTTTTGCCCGGCTGGCCTTCGCCCATTCGGGATGTGCGCAGCGAGGGCATAATTGATGATCGCCCGCATGCATATGGAATATTGCACTGCACCGTGTGCAGGCATAATCGTTCTCTTCCGGCATCGTTTTGAAACGCTCCACGCATTTCCCCGGCAAAATCGGCAAGCCAGCTTTTACCTCATCGTCGCTAAAAAAGTAGACGCTGATTTGGCCATTTGTCTCCATTATCGCCCGCTTGACCTGGCCCAGATGTTCAATCCCGTTCAGACGCAGTTCCATAAAAAATTCAAACTCGGTCAGGTTTTCTGCTCGCAGCTTCTCCCAGGCAAGTTCCCCTTCGTCCACCACGACCACCGGTTTACCCTCGAACAAATCTTCCAGTTTCTCGCTGTGCGCCATCAGCCACATCACAAGCCGGTAGAGCACGGCCAGGGTTACAAAGACAATGAATACCGGCAGCATCGGGACGTCGTCATAGAACGCCACGTCTCCCGCCGCAGAGCCTAACGTCAGGATGATGAGCACTTCAAAGAGCGACATTTGGCGCACGCCACGACGTCCGGTAATTTTTAAAAACAGGAATACCAGCACGAAGGTATAAAGGCTACGCAGGGCTACTTCCCCGAGAAATTCCACGGGGACTTTATCGAATGCCATTCGGTGCAGATCAAACGCTTGCATTTTAGTTGCCTGAACAGTGAGTTATAGCTTCTAAGCGTAGCCGAGCCTTTTATTTTCGCCGCCCGCGCCGGGACGATAGCGCCTGACACGCAAAACCCGTATCATTGCGCGCTTTCCGTACGATAAAAGTGATCGCCATGACCCAAACATTTATTCCCGGCAAAGACGCCGCTCTGGAAGACTCCATCGCCCGCTTCCAGCAAAAATTAACGGACCTCGGATTCAACATTGAAGAAGCGTCCTGGCTGAATCCGGTGCCGAACGTCTGGTCTGTACATATCCGCGACAAAGAATGCGCGCTGTGCTTCACCAACGGTAAAGGGGCAACAAAAAAAGCGGCCCTGGCTTCTGCACTCGGCGAATATTTTGAGCGTCTGTCCACCAACTACTTCTTCGCCGATTTCTGGCTGGGCGAGACCATCGCCAATAGCCCATTCGTGCATTATCCGAATGAAAAATGGTTCCCGCTGCCGGAAGATGACGAAGTGCCAGAGGGCGTTCTCGATGAGCGTCTGCGCGCGTTCTACGATCCGGACGATCAGCTGACCGCCAGCCTGCTGGTGGATCTGCAATCCGGTAATGGCGATCGCGGCGTTTGCGGCCTGCCGTTCACTCGTCAGTCCGATGGCGAGACGATTTACATTCCGATGAACATCGTCGGCAACCTGTACGTTTCTAACGGCATGTCCGCCGGTAACACCCGCAACGAAGCGCGTGTTCAGGGCCTGTCCGAAGTGTTTGAGCGTCACATCAAAAACCGCATCATCGCTGAAAGCATCAGCCTGCCGGAAATCCCGGCCGACGTGATGGCGCGCTATCCGAGCGTGGTGGAATCCATTGCTAAGCTGGAAGCTGAAGGCTTCCCTATCTTTGCGTACGACGGTTCGCTGGGTGGCAAATACCCGGTTATCTGCGTGGTGTTGTTCAACCCGGCAAACGGCACCTGTTTCGCCTCCTTCGGCGCGCACCCTGATTTCGGCGTGGCGCTGGAGCGTACCGTGACCGAACTGCTGCAAGGCCGCGGTCTGAAAGATCTCGACGTCTTCACCCCGCCAACCTTCGATGATGAAGAAGTGGGTGAGCACGCTAACCTTGAAACACACTTCATCGATTCCAGTGGTTTGATCTCCTGGGATATGTTCAAACAGGATGCAGATTATCCGTTTGCTGACTGGAACTTCTCCGGCACGACAGATGAAGAATTTGCCACGCTGATGGCGATTTTCCAGGCTGAAGATAAAGAAGTGTATATCGCGGATTACGAGCACCTGAGCGTTTACGCTTGCCGTATTATCGTGCCAGGCATGTCTGATATTTATCCAGCCGAAGATCTGTGGCTGGCAAATAACAATATGGGCAGCCAGCTGCGTGAGACCATTCTTTCTCTGCCGAGCAGCGAGTGGGAAAAAGAAGATTATCTGGCGCTGATTGAGCAGATGGATGATGAAGGTCTGGACGACTTCACCCGCGTTCGTGAGCTGCTGGGTATGGCGACCGGGAAAGATAACGGCTGGTACACCCTGCGCATCGGTGAGCTGAAAGCTATGCTGGCGCTGGCTGGCGGCGATATGGAGCAAGCGCTTATCTGGACTGAGTGGACCATGGAATTTAATGCTTCTGTGTTCAGCCCGGAACGTGCCAACTACTACCGCTGTCTGCAAACGTTGTTGTTGCTGTCTCAGGAAGAAGAACGTCAGCCGCTGCAATATCTGAATGCGTTCGTACGTATGTACGGTGCAGATGCAGTTGAAGCGGCGAGTGCGGCCCTGAGCGGTGAAGAGGCCTTCTACGGCCTGCAGCCTGTAGACAGCGACCTGGCGGCCTTCCCGGCGCATCAGTCACTGTTGAAAGCGTACGAAAAACTGCAACGCGCAAAAGCCAAATTCTGGGCTAATCCGCAGTAAAACCACAAATTACTTATGGCGAAATTATTCGCCTGCGCTATATTACGGGGCCTCTGAAAGGGCCCCGTTTTATTTTTCATGGCCCCTTCGTTAATTTGTAATAATTAAGTTAATTATGAGTAAATACTATTATTAGTAGCTTACAAACAATGTTAATTTTAATGCATATTACTCCATTTTAATTAACTGCTTAAAAGGGGGTCATTGAAAAAATTCAACTCTAATTGCAAATTTTAAAATTTATTTTTATTTTGATAATCAAAAAGTTACGCCGTGAACGCTGAAAAACCATGCGTTTTGCGGGCCTATAAGCCAGGCGAGATATGATCTATATCAATTTCTCTTCTATAATGCTTTGTTAGTATCTCGTCGCCGACTTAATAAAGAGAGAGTTAGTGTGAAAGCTGACAACCCTTTTGATCTTTTACTCCCAGCTGAGATGGCCAAAGTGGCCGAAGAAGCGGGTGTCTATAAAGCTACGAAACAACCGCTTAAAACCTTTTTCCTGGCGATTACTGCGGGTGTGTTCATCTCCATTGCCTTCGTCTTCTACATTACGTCCACGACAGGCACTGCGGGAATGCCGTTTGGTATTGCCAAGCTGATTGGCGGTATCTGCTTCTCACTGGGTCTTATCCTGTGTGTTATTTGCGGCGCTGACCTTTTCACCTCCACGGTGCTTATCGTGGTGGCTAAAGCAAGCGGCAAAATCACCTGGGGCCAACTGGCGAAGAACTGGTTCAACGTCTATGTTGGTAACCTGATTGGTGCCTTGCTGTTTGTTCTGCTGATGTGGTTATCTGGCGAATATATGGCTGCCAACGGAGGTTGGGGACTGAACGTCCTGCAAACCGCCGACCACAAAATGCATCATACTTTTATCGAGGCCGTGTGCCTGGGTATCCTGGCAAACCTGATGGTCTGTCTGGCGGTGTGGATGAGCTACTCCGGCCGCAGCCTGATGGATAAAGCGATGATAATGGTGCTGCCAGTGGCCATGTTTGTTGCCAGCGGCTTCGAGCACAGTATCGCGAACATGTTCATGATCCCAATGGGTATCGTCGTTCGCAACTTCGCCAGCCCGGAATTCTGGACCGCAATCGGTTCGTCTCCGGACAATTTCTCTCACCTGACTGTCATGAACTTCATCACTGATAACCTGATTCCGGTAACTATCGGTAACATTATTGGTGGCGGTCTGTTAGTTGGGTTGACGTACTGGGTCATTTACCTGCGTGGCAACGACAATCATTAATCGTCGTTTCAGGCAGTAAATAAGAAATCCACATAAGAAGGTAGGTGTTACATGTCCGAACTTAATGAAAAGTTAGCTACAGCCTGGGAAGGTTTTGCCAAAGGTGACTGGCAGACAGAAGTCAACGTACGTGACTTCATCCAGAAAAACTACACCCCATTTGAAGGTGACGAGTCCTTCCTGGCTGGCGCTACTGACGCGACCACCGCCCTGTGGGATAACGTGATGGAAGGCGTTAAACTGGAAAACCGCACTCACGCGCCAGTTGATTTCGATACCTCTGTTGCGTCTACCATCACTTCTCATGACGCTGGCTACATCAATAAGGCCCTTGAGAAAATCGTTGGCCTGCAGACTGAAGCTCCGCTGAAACGTGCGATTATCCCGTTTGGCGGCATTAAAATGGTTGAAGGTTCCTGCAAAGCGTATAACCGCGAGCTGGACCCGATGCTGAAGAAGATCTTCACCGACTTCCGCAAAACCCATAACCAGGGTGTTTTCGACGTCTACACCAAAGACATTCTGAACTGCCGTAAATCTGGCGTTCTGACTGGTCTGCCAGACGCATACGGCCGTGGCCGTATCATCGGTGACTACCGTCGCGTTGCGCTGTACGGCATCGACTTCCTGATGAAAGACAAATACGCTCAGTTCGTGTCTCTGCAGTCCGATCTGGAAAACGGCGTAAACCTGGAAGCGACTATCCGTCTGCGTGAAGAAATCTCCGAGCAGTACCGTGCTCTGGGCCAGATCAAAGAAATGGCAGCGAAATACGGCTGCGATATCTCTGCTCCAGCAACCAACGCTCAGGAAGCTGTTCAGTGGACCTACTTCGGCTACCTGGCCGCTGTTAAGTCTCAGAACGGTGCAGCAATGTCCTTCGGTCGCGTATCCACCTTCCTGGATGCCTACATCGAACGTGACCTGAAAGCAGGCAAAATCACTGAGCAAGACGCTCAGGAAATGATTGACCACCTGGTCATGAAACTGCGTATGGTTCGCTTCCTGCGTACCCCAGAATATGATGAGCTGTTCTCCGGTGACCCGATTTGGGCAACTGAATCTATCGGTGGTATGGGCGTTGATGGCCGTACTCTGGTCACCAAATCCAGCTTCCGTTTCCTGAACACCCTGTACACCATGGGGCCGTCTCCGGAGCCGAACATCACCGTTCTGTGGTCTGAAAAACTGCCACTGAACTTCAAGAAATTCGCAGCTAAAGTTTCCATCGATACCTCTTCTCTGCAGTACGAGAACGATGATCTGATGCGCCCTGACTTCAACAACGATGATTACGCGATTGCATGCTGCGTAAGCCCAATGGTTGTTGGTAAGCAAATGCAGTTCTTCGGTGCACGTGCAAACCTCGCGAAAACCATGCTGTACGCAATCAATGGCGGCGTGGACGAAAAACTGAAAATCCAGGTTGGCCCGAAATCTGAGCCAATCAAAGGCGATGTTCTGGACTTCGACGAAGTCATGGAACGTATGGATCACTTCATGGATTGGCTGGCTAAGCAGTATGTCACCGCTCTGAACGTTATCCATTACATGCACGACAAGTACAGCTACGAAGCTTCTCTGATGGCTCTGCACGACCGTGACGTGGTTCGCACCATGGCATGTGGTATCGCAGGTCTGTCCGTTGCCGCTGACTCCCTGTCTGCTATCAAATACGCGAAAGTTAAACCTGTTCGTGACGAAGATGGCCTGGCTGTTGACTTCGAAATCGAAGGCGAATACCCGCAGTTTGGTAACAACGACTCTCGTGTAGATGACTTCGCTGTTGACCTGGTTGAACGTTTCATGAAGAAAATTCAGAAACTGACTACCTACCGTGATGCAATCCCAACTCAGTCCGTTCTGACCATCACTTCTAACGTTGTGTACGGTAAGAAAACCGGTAACACCCCAGATGGTCGTCGTGCTGGCGCACCATTCGGTCCAGGTGCTAACCCAATGCACGGCCGTGACCAGAAAGGTGCTGTTGCCTCTCTGACCTCCGTTGCGAAACTGCCGTTTGCTTACGCTAAAGATGGTATTTCTTATACCTTCTCTATCGTTCCAAACGCACTGGGTAAAGACGACGAAGTTCGTAAAACCAACCTGGCGGGCCTGATGGATGGTTACTTCCATCACGAAGCGTCCATCGAAGGTGGTCAGCACCTGAACGTGAACGTTATGAACCGTGAAATGCTGCTCGATGCGATGGAACATCCGGAAAAATATCCGCAGCTGACCATCCGCGTTTCTGGTTATGCAGTACGTTTTAACTCCCTGACTAAAGAACAGCAGCAGGACGTTATCACTCGTACCTTCACTCAAACCATGTAATGTGTTTTGACTGAAAACGCGATGTAAAAAGCGTACAATAAAGGCTCCACACCTGTGGGGCCTTTTTTTAACAATGACTCTCCTGCCCCAGCCTGCTTTGCCAGCCATCTATACTATGGGTATCTGTCAAAACAGACTTAACACAGCCGGCTTTGAGCTGTGCATACACTGGCCCCGGATGGGCCGTATCTGGAGATAACACCGCAATGTCAGTAATTGGTCGCATTCACTCCTTTGAATCCTGTGGCACCGTCGATGGCCCAGGCATCCGTTTTATCACCTTCTTCCAGGGCTGCCTGATGCGCTGCCTGTATTGCCATAACCGCGATACCTGGGATACCCACGGCGGCAAAGAAGTTACGGTTGAAGAGCTTATGAAAGAAGTGGTGACCTATCGCCACTTTATGAATGCGTCCGGCGGCGGCGTAACGGCCTCCGGCGGCGAAGCCATTTTACAGGCTGAGTTTGTGCGTGACTGGTTCCGCGCTTGCCGTAAAGAAGGTATTCATACCTGCCTCGACACCAACGGTTTTGTTCGTCGTTACGATCCGGTGATTGATGAACTGCTGGAAGTGACTGACCTGGTCATGCTCGATCTCAAACAGATGAACGACGAGATCCACCAGAATTTAGTCGGCGTGTCTAACCACCGTACGCTGGAATTCTGCCGTTACCTGGCGAACAAAAATATTAACGTCTGGATCCGCTACGTGGTTGTTCCGGGTTGGTCTGACGATGACGATTCTGCACACCACCTGGGCGAATTCACCCGCGATATGGGCAACGTCGAGAAAATCGAGCTCCTGCCCTATCATGAACTCGGCAAACACAAATGGGTGGCGATGGGCGAAGAGTACAAGCTGGACGGCGTGCATCCACCGAAGAAAGAAACAATGGATCGCGTGAAAGGCATCCTCGAGCAATACGGTCACAAAGTCATGTACTGACTCAGACAGCCTCTTCGGAGGCTGTTTTTATATCCCCTCTTCCATCGCCGTCAGCAGTTGCGCCAGCATGGGCGCACCGATCACCCCCGGTTTCCAGAGCGCCACCAGCGGATGCGTCAGACCCGTCGTCCCCATTTCGGTATCAATTCGTGCCACGCCTTCCAGCCGCTCAGCACAAAAATGCTCCGGCAAAAAGGCCCAGCCACAACCCCGTTGCAACAGCCCTTCCAGCAAGGTTATCTCATTGACGTGAATCAGCCTGTCCGCGATACGAATTCGCCCGGCAAGTGAGGGAGGAAGGTCACGGAACGGCATGAGCTGCGGTTGCGAGGCCAAATGCAGCAACGACACAGGCTGTTTTGGGAAATAATCTTCACGGGCATACACCGCAAGCGAAACGCTCCCCACCGCACGCCAGTGCAGATGGTCGTTTACGGATCGGTTCACGGCCTGAAAAAGACCAAGATCGACGCTACCCTCATCCAGCCATTGTTCCGCCTGACCCCGCTCACAGGCGATCATATCCAGCTGAATATGCTGCGCCTGAAGTCGTTCAGCCAGTTTCAGCACCAGCGCGCGTGGCGTAAAGAGGTCATAACATAGGGTCAGATGCGTTTCGAGAGTGTCAGGAATATTTCGGGCAATGCGCGAGAAGGCTTCGGCTTCATGCAGAAACAGCCTTGCCTGCCGATAAAGCAGCTGGCCCTGCGGCGTCAGAGTTAACGGTCTTGTCGAGCGGTCAAACAACGCGTAGCCAAGATCTACCTCCAGATATTCGAGCAGTTCGCTGACGGTGGTGCGATCCTTTTTCAACTTTTTCGCCGCCTGCGTCAGCGTGCCGGTCTCGCACACGCAGGCAAAGGCTTCAATCTGGGCAAGCGTAAAACGCAACAACTCCATCGGATGTCCTTCTTCGCAATGAGGAAGTCACCTTACCGGAGAGTCGATAAAGAAAAAAGCCTGTCGTCCGACAGGCTTTGATTATCAGGCGTGTGCCACCGGCGTTGGGTGATGCCCGGCTTTGCGCAGCAGCATCAACAGGTAGATAAATGACACACTGGCGATCATCACAAACAGCAGGTTGTCAGAGTAGTTCTGCATCAGCATCGACGTAAACGTCGGCCCTAGCAGGCTGCCGATAGTGTAGCTCAGCAACAACGCCTGGTTCATCGCCACCAGCTGATGATGTTCAACTTTCTCGCAGGCCCAGGCCATCGCCACCGGATACAACGTAAAGCCCGCTGCGCCCAGAATAAACAGCGTAGGTGCCATCGCCGCACCACTCAGCATTGCCATGCAGCCGAGGATAACCACAAACACCTGCACGCGCAGCACCAGCAAACGACCGTAGCGATCGGCCAGACGTCCCACCGGCCACTGACCGAGGATCCCGGCGCT
This DNA window, taken from Scandinavium goeteborgense, encodes the following:
- the cmk gene encoding (d)CMP kinase codes for the protein MTAIAPVITIDGPSGAGKGTLCKAMAEALQWHLLDSGAIYRVLALAALHHHVDVTSEEALVPLAAHLDVRFVSTDGNLEVILEGEDVSGEIRTQDVANAASQVAAFPRVREALLRRQRAFREAPGLIADGRDMGTVVFTDAPVKIFLDASPEERAQRRMLQLQEKGFSVNFERLLVEIKERDDRDRNRAVAPLVPAADALVLDSTRLSIEQVIEKALQYARQKLAAV
- the ycaO gene encoding 30S ribosomal protein S12 methylthiotransferase accessory factor YcaO, with translation MTQTFIPGKDAALEDSIARFQQKLTDLGFNIEEASWLNPVPNVWSVHIRDKECALCFTNGKGATKKAALASALGEYFERLSTNYFFADFWLGETIANSPFVHYPNEKWFPLPEDDEVPEGVLDERLRAFYDPDDQLTASLLVDLQSGNGDRGVCGLPFTRQSDGETIYIPMNIVGNLYVSNGMSAGNTRNEARVQGLSEVFERHIKNRIIAESISLPEIPADVMARYPSVVESIAKLEAEGFPIFAYDGSLGGKYPVICVVLFNPANGTCFASFGAHPDFGVALERTVTELLQGRGLKDLDVFTPPTFDDEEVGEHANLETHFIDSSGLISWDMFKQDADYPFADWNFSGTTDEEFATLMAIFQAEDKEVYIADYEHLSVYACRIIVPGMSDIYPAEDLWLANNNMGSQLRETILSLPSSEWEKEDYLALIEQMDDEGLDDFTRVRELLGMATGKDNGWYTLRIGELKAMLALAGGDMEQALIWTEWTMEFNASVFSPERANYYRCLQTLLLLSQEEERQPLQYLNAFVRMYGADAVEAASAALSGEEAFYGLQPVDSDLAAFPAHQSLLKAYEKLQRAKAKFWANPQ
- a CDS encoding YetF domain-containing protein; translation: MQAFDLHRMAFDKVPVEFLGEVALRSLYTFVLVFLFLKITGRRGVRQMSLFEVLIILTLGSAAGDVAFYDDVPMLPVFIVFVTLAVLYRLVMWLMAHSEKLEDLFEGKPVVVVDEGELAWEKLRAENLTEFEFFMELRLNGIEHLGQVKRAIMETNGQISVYFFSDDEVKAGLPILPGKCVERFKTMPEENDYACTRCSAIFHMHAGDHQLCPRCAHPEWAKASRAKRIT
- the serC gene encoding 3-phosphoserine/phosphohydroxythreonine transaminase, whose amino-acid sequence is MTQVFNFSSGPAMLPADVLQQAQQELCDWQGLGTSVMEISHRGKEFIQVAEEAEKDFRDLLKIPSNYKVLFCHGGGRGQFAGVPLNLLGDKTTADYVDAGYWAASAVKEAKKYCTPNVIDAKVTVDGLRGVKPMRDWQLSDNAAYLHYCPNETIDGIAIDEVPDFGKDVVVAADYSSTILSSPLDVSRFGVIYAGAQKNIGPAGLTLVIVREDLLGKAHAACPSIIDYTVLNDNDSMFNTPPTFAWYLSGLVFKWLKAQGGLDVMNRINQQKSELLYGTIDNSDFYRNDVAAANRSRMNVPFQLADSALDKLFLEESFAAGLHALKGHRVVGGMRASIYNAMPLAGVQALTDFMKEFERRHG
- the focA gene encoding formate transporter FocA → MKADNPFDLLLPAEMAKVAEEAGVYKATKQPLKTFFLAITAGVFISIAFVFYITSTTGTAGMPFGIAKLIGGICFSLGLILCVICGADLFTSTVLIVVAKASGKITWGQLAKNWFNVYVGNLIGALLFVLLMWLSGEYMAANGGWGLNVLQTADHKMHHTFIEAVCLGILANLMVCLAVWMSYSGRSLMDKAMIMVLPVAMFVASGFEHSIANMFMIPMGIVVRNFASPEFWTAIGSSPDNFSHLTVMNFITDNLIPVTIGNIIGGGLLVGLTYWVIYLRGNDNH
- the aroA gene encoding 3-phosphoshikimate 1-carboxyvinyltransferase, which produces MESLTLQPIAHVDGTINLPGSKSVSNRALLLAALGRGTTVLTNLLDSDDVRHMLNALTALGVQYTLSSDRTRCEVTGNGGPLKAEAALELFLGNAGTAMRPLAAALCLGSNDIVLTGEPRMKERPIGHLVDALRQGGAQIEYLEQENYPPLRLKGGFVGGEVAVDGSVSSQFLTALLMTAPLAAQDTVITIKGDLVSKPYIDITLHLMNTFGVKVDNQNYQRFIVKGGQHYQSPGAYLVEGDASSASYFLAAGAIKGGTVKVTGIGRNSVQGDIRFADVLEKMGATVTWGDDFIACTGAELTAIDMDMNHIPDAAMTIATAALFAKGTTTLRNIYNWRVKETDRLFAMATELRKVGAEVEEGEDYIRVTPPAHLTFAEIGTYNDHRMAMCFSLVALSDTPVTILDPKCTAKTFPDYFEQLARISTPA